From the Macaca nemestrina isolate mMacNem1 chromosome 7, mMacNem.hap1, whole genome shotgun sequence genome, the window CAGATAATAAATACTCTTTCATTTTAGAAGAACAGGTATCTTGctaagaaataaaagttaatatattttgaattgtCACTATTATTAATACTACTTTTAAGTGCTACTAATTCATTAGGCCATTTAAATTTACATCAAAcatctaaaaaattaatttttctttttctttttttttttttttttttagacaaggtctgtctgtatcgcccaggctggagtatggtgttGTGAACATAACTCACTgaagactcaaactcctgggctcaaatgatcctcccgcctcagcctcttgagtagctgggaccacgggcatgcgccaacacacctgactaatttttaatttttttgtagagacagggtttcaccatgttgcccaggctggtctcaaactcctgggtttaagtaatcctcctgcctcggcctcccaacgtgctgggattacagacatgaccactgtgcctagcctaacAGACTAGTTCTTATGTTAATAGGGAAGAAGGTGTGttgcagaatttcttcttcttgttgttcttttttttttctaaaatagcaCCGATAGATACAAAATAATGTCTAGTTTAAACATTCTAGGCACAGGGCAGTATCAAGGAAAAACTGCCTCCCCTCCAGTTAATGGCTGATATGATGATGCTCTAAGCCCCCATTAACGATCCATTCCCATCTCTTCAGATGAGCAGAGCTCAGCCATGAAACCAGGACTGGCCAGTAAAAACTTTATCAGAGAGTATTGTGGAAAGCCTCTATTATCTAGCCCCCTGCTTTCTGCTTTCCACCTTCTAATCTGTTGGTTGGTGCTGCTATTAGACTTACTTTCTAGAAACCAGATCGATAACACACATGGACCACAGAATAAAGGCTTAACATCTTAGCCTGGCATTTAAGGTTTTAGAGCAGTGCTTTTCAAACCTCAATATGTATATAAATCACCTGGGGATTTCACTAATACAGATTCTGATCCAGTAGATACGGGAGTGGAGCCcaataatttgtaatattttttgagatggagtcttgctctatcacccaggctggagtacagtgacatgatctcagctcactacaacctccgcctccttgattcaagtgattttcatgtctcagccttctgagtggctgggattacagacatgtgccaccacacccggctaattttcatacttttaatagagatgtgggtttcaccatgttggccaggctggtcttgaacccctgacctcaaatgatccgcccaccttggcctcctaaagtgctgggattacaggcatgagccaccttaccgggccaagaatttgcatttttaacaatctCCCAGGTGATACAGATGCTGCTGGTCCTGGAACCACACAGAGTAGCAAGTTTTATGACACGGCCTGGCCCAGGGGTTAAATACCTTTTCAGGTTCATCTCTGTTTATTCCCACACCCTACATTCTAGAAACACTGTTGTTCTTGGCATTCCCTGGCAATTCTCTGTACTCATTCTGACTACTAAACTCATCCCTCCAGACAGCTCAAATATCATCTCTGTGAGGCCTTCCAGCTCCAAGGATTCATTCCTCGGCCAAAGAATCCTTCTGTCTACCAAGTTGTCACAGCACTTTGCAAATACTAATGTTTAGTACTTAATACAAGTTATCATAACTGTTTGTTTACATGGTTATCTTTCCAGCTAGACCATGAGCTACACAGGGCAGAAAGCCAGGTCTTATCCAttttataatctcagcactggccaggcatggtagctcatgcctgtaatcccaacactttgggaggtcaaggtgggaggactgcttgagcccagaagttcaagaccagcctgggcaacttaagGAGACCCCTGgctcctcaaaaataaaaaaactacccaggcatggtggcgtgcctgtgatcctagctacttcagaggccaaggtgggaagatcgccaGAGCCTGTGAGGTTGAgactgctgtgagccatgattgtatcactgtactctagcctgggcaacagtgggaccctgtctcaaaatactaataataataatagtaatcatcatcatcatcaccatctcgCATACAGTATATAGCCCAGCACACAATAATTCTTTAATACGTATTCGTTGAATTGAATTGAACTGAATTTCTCATTGTCACTGTTTTACAGAATACTTTTAACGATGAATGTTTTTAGACAAAAAGTCTCGAGGTAAATCTctatctgctcaattttgctgtgaattgAAGACTGCTCTAAAGAAAAAAGTCTATTAGAAAACATTTCTTAggccaggtgcgggggctcatAACTATAAtccttagcactttgggaggccaaactgggaggatctcttgaggtcaggagtttccaaccagcctgggcaatatagtgagaccttgtctctacaataacaacaacaaaattagctggtgtggtgatgcacacctgcagtcccagctacttaggagtctgaggtgggaggatcacttaagcccaggagtttgagactgcagtgagcttaTGATAGAGCCACTGCTCTCcggtctgggcgacagagcgagatcctgtctcttagaaaaaacataaaaaatttttgACAGAGTTGAGGAGGAAGTCACATAGAATCATAGTTGTTatttaatattaggttggtgcaaaagtaattgcggtttttgccattaaagtaatgacaaaagccacaattacttttgcacgaAACTGGTAGTATTATCAACTTTAATAATGAACTATAATTATcattaataatagctattatttatctattgaatgcttactatttAACAGACACTGTGCTAATTACATAGATATAaaacttcatttaatttttacaacagctggctgggtgtggtggctcacccctgtaatcctagcattttgggaggctgaggcaggtggatcaactgaggtcaggagttcaagaccagcctgggcagcatgacaaaaccccgtctctactaaaaatacaaaaaattagccgagtatgggggcgcgtgcccataatcccagttacttgggaggctgaggcacgacaattgcttgaacctggtaggcaaatgttgcagtgagctgagatcgtgccagtgcacttcagcctgggtgactgagtgagacgccatctaaaaaaaaaaaaaaaaaaggccaggtgcggtggctcacgcctgtaatcccagcattttgggaggccgaggtgggtgtatcacctgaggtcaggaattcaagaccagcctggccaaaatggtgtaaccctgtctctactaaaagtacaaaaattagccgggcgtggtggcaggcacctgtaatcccagctactcaggaggctgaggcagagaattgcttgaacctgggaggtgagccgagactgcactactgcactccagcctgggcgacaagagtgagactccgactcaaaaaaaaaaaaaaaaaaaaaaagtacaatagtTTGTTACCTATATTCATAATGGAAGAAAATGCTCAATTTCCataagaaattaatgaaattatagaatttttttccATCCAATTTCATGGACCCCCAGAATTCTATGCACAAACACTTTGGATATGTATGTGTTGGGGCTGCCCCTGTGAACTTTACATTAAAAATCCATGTTCGCCTTTCGGCCGGAACCGCCATCTTCCAATAATTCGCCAAAATGACgaacacaaagggaaagaggagaggcaccCGATATATGTTCTCTAGtccttttagaaaacatggagttgttcctttggccatgtaCATGCGAATCTATAAGAAAGGTGATATCGTAGACATCAAGGGAATGGGTACTGTTCAGAAAGGAATGCCCCACAAGTGTTACCATGGCAAAACTGGAAGAGTCTACAATGTTACCCAGCATGCTGTTGGCATTGTTGTAAACAAACAAGTTAAGGGCAAGATCCTTGCCAAGAGAATTAATGTACGTATTGAGCATATTAAGCACTCTAAGAGCCAAGATAGCTTCCTGAAACGcgtgaaggaaaatgatcagaaaaagaaagaagccaaagagaaaggtacctgggttcaactgaagcaccagcctgctccacccagagaagcacactttgtgagaaccaatgggaaggagcctgagctgctggaacctattccctatgaattcatggcataataggtgttaaaataaataaataaataaaagacctctgggctgaaaaaataaaaataaaaatccatgttctagggtataaataaataaaggacctctgggctgaaaaaataaaaataaaaatccatgttCTAGGGCGAAGAACCTCAACTACCTTTTCCGAGAGGTTGGAGTGCTTAGGTTGATTAGATAGAAGTCAGATGGGGGAAAAATGTCACATACACTGAAATGGCAAAAAGTCAGTGGCAAGAGTTATGTAGTGAAGGAGTATAATAAAGGGGACAAGGAGGAAGAGAAACTTGGCAGCATTAGAGCCATGCAACAGGTAACAGACTCTTTCTTTGAAGGGTGAATGCAGAGATTCTCAGAAGAGGATGCAGAGAGCGTACTCGGAGGAATCTTAAAGGTGATGTACAAGTCTTGGCAATTCGGAGAAATTCTGTAGCTGTCCCCAGGAGGAAGAGACACGTTGTGATTATCAGTGACACTGCACTGAATAGTACAAAGGCATCTGTGCCTAAAGTCATCATGTGATGGCAAATTGGGAAGTGTCTCCGTTTTCCTGTATTATACATTGATATGTGGCAAGGGTCATCAAACCCACTAACCTCTACATATTTTGACTGATTCAAATGGGAACACATGACACAATATGAACCCACACCTcgtatttatcttttattttttaatttaaaaaatcttttgtgtttttagagaaagggtcttgctctgccaccaggctggagtgcagtggtgcaatcatagctcacttcagccttcacTGCAGTTGAGGGCTcaagccatgctcctgcctcagcttcccaagtagctaggaccacagataAGAACCATCgcatccagctttttttttttttttttttttttggtagagatggggtcttgctatgttgcccaggctggtctggaactcctggcctcaagcgatcctcctgccttggcttcccaaagggctaggattataggtgtaagccactgtgcctggtccctaGTATATATCTTTATTGGCCTTGAAAAGATAGGCAATCCAAAGCTTGCAATGGAGGCACAAATGGAATTCTGATCACTCTAAATTGGAAATTTgtggccgggtgccatggcttatgcctgtaatcccagcattttgggaggccaaggcaggcagatcaccagaggtcaggagctcaagaccagcctggccaacatgacaaaactccctctctaataaaaatacaaaaattagccaggtgtggtagtgcacgcctgcaatcccagctactagggaggctgaggcagggtaattgcttgaacccaggaggtggaggttgcagtgagctgagattatgccactgcactgcagcctaggtgaaagagtgagacttcgtctcaaaaaacaaaaaaacaaggaaaggaaaatttgttattttaacgGCACCAAATGCCTCCGTCTGATATTCAACTACATTGTGATCTGATCCCTCTTTTCCTTTTAGGGCTTTATCTCCCTTTCCTCATTGTACTTTATGTTCTTGGCAATGGGACCTATCAAAATTCTTTGCCCACTCccagtttattttcctttgcaaaCTCCAACACCAATAATGCCCTTTCTCTGACCCAATCCCAAAATTCTATCCATCCTTTATGGCTCAACTCAAATTCTGCCTCTTTCAGGAAGATTTTCCTGGGCCTCCTCCTATCTGTCACGGCCCCCAAGCTGGAGGCAATCTCTTTCACTCTGAATCTTCCATAGcactttatttgtatttctcttacgatatacatattttttcttgttactaTGGAGAACAACAGTTGTGgcctttaaagaaaaatcatactAGAAAAAATGTCCagtaatgggggaaaaaaagattgaGAATTAAAACCAATACTTATGACCCTGGATAATTATATATCAATACACAGAATATAGGTAATAAAGTGAACTTGAAGTATTAAACAAGGTTGTAAATATAATCGCACAGGTATTACTCCCATGGTATGTAATAGGATTACGAATAGAATGTGgcaagtaaaaatatatatttggttaaaaaaaatttccacgAGAAGTGCAGGGGAAGTTTAAGAAGATAGAGCATATATATCAGCTTGGAGTGACATGATCAGAGCCTTCCTTGTGAAGATTACTTTGGTGGCAGCTGAAGAATGGATTATAGCAGAGAGAGATTTAAAGCAGAAAGACCAGTTGGCAGCCATTTAATTAGTCCAACTGAGATATAATAAATACCCACATGAGGACTTTTAAGTTTTCAAGTCTAGGTGCCTGAAAGTATGTTGATGCCTTTAAGAGAGAGTGTGTAGTAAGAAGAGAAGATTTAGGGGGcagttgcaggaaaaaaaaatggtttgacTCTAAAGCTGCTGGAATACAGAGTGAGAGCTTCCCAATCAAGTAACAAACATTAAATGCAATGGTAGGCTGACTTAGTAAAAATATAGTGTCCCAATTATAACCGCAGAAGTGCAAAGTGAAGGACTTTGACAATTACTTGTTCTCTTTGGAGAACAAGTCACAGATTGGTGACTTGTAAATTATCTCATTTGAAGAACATTATAAGAAATTGGGAATATTtaaatccaaagaaaaaaataaggaggaTATAATTACTGTCTTTAAATATAGGAGacattgaaaaaggaaagagggatttaattattttctatggTGAAAGGTAGTAGGGTGGTGTTAGATAGAAGTTACAAGGAGAAACAATTTTGACTTATcctaagaaataaattattaacaaTGAGGCCTCCAAATAGTGTGATGAATGGACTCGCAGAGCAGTGAGCTATTCATCTACGAACCATCCGAACAGAAACAGGATGAAATTTTGGTCCTATGTTTTGTAGAAGGAATTTCCATAGTCTGTAGAAGGAATTTCCATAGTCTATAGAAGGAAGGTTGAATTACAGGATGTTTAAGATATCTTTCTACTCTAAAATCCTTAGCTTCATTTCTCCAA encodes:
- the LOC139364095 gene encoding large ribosomal subunit protein eL21-like; the encoded protein is MTNTKGKRRGTRYMFSSPFRKHGVVPLAMYMRIYKKGDIVDIKGMGTVQKGMPHKCYHGKTGRVYNVTQHAVGIVVNKQVKGKILAKRINVRIEHIKHSKSQDSFLKRVKENDQKKKEAKEKGTWVQLKHQPAPPREAHFVRTNGKEPELLEPIPYEFMA